One region of Monomorium pharaonis isolate MP-MQ-018 chromosome 11, ASM1337386v2, whole genome shotgun sequence genomic DNA includes:
- the LOC105831175 gene encoding sodium-independent sulfate anion transporter has protein sequence MSLSQGRFGEMTPLLSRPSVTLSQSCNLKGLLLRRIPILAWLPLYSWSKLLQDALAGLTVGLTAIPQGIAYAIVAGLPAQYGLYSSFMGCFVYLVFGGSKDVTVGPTAIMALMVQKYVTGLGEDFAVLMCFLSGAIITIMGVLHLGFLVDFISMPVICGFSNAAAIIIATSQLSTLLGIKGRSDSFVDAISKVINHINETQPWDPVLGVCSMIVLVLLKNLPGKKLGTPFEKFMWLISLGRNAIVVMVGILLAYILFSHGIQPFQITGNITKGLPPFSLPPFTIVNGNHTYTFAEAVNEIGISILSIPLIAILESIAIAKAFAKGKTLDANQEMLALGLCNICGSFVRSMPVTGSFTRTAVNNASGVKTPMGGVITGGLVLLACGLLTSTFEYIPKATLAAVIIIAMFYMFEARIFIVLWRTKKIDLVPLIVTLLCCLAFGLEYGMIAGIAVNLILLLYFAARPGLLIEERIVDGLTVLFVSPKQSLSFPAAEYLRERVMSWCDKRPTSLPVVMEGRHVLRIDATVAKNLALLLSDLAARDQKIIFWNWCENARRTLISYDPSLTTYCRSSGSIEQIFSEETYFIN, from the exons ATGTCGCTTTCACAAGGGAGATTCGGCGAAATGACACCGCTCCTTTCGA gGCCGAGTGTTACACTCTCCCAAAGTTGCAACCTCAAGGGGCTTCTCCTGCGGAGGATACCGATTCTAGCATGGCTACCTCTGTACAGTTGGAGCAAACTTCTGCAGGACGCTTTGGCAGGGTTGACAGTGGGTCTGACCGCGATACCGCAGGGCATAGCGTATGCAATAGTGGCTGGACTTCCGGCACAG TATGGCCTGTACAGCAGTTTCATGGGTTGCTTCGTTTATCTGGTCTTTGGTGGTAGCAAGGATGTGACAGTGGGACCTACTGCGATAATGGCATTAATGGTGCAAAAGTACGTGACCGGTCTAGGAGAGGATTTCGCT GTGCTCATGTGCTTCTTATCAGGTGCCATTATCACGATCATGGGAGTGCTTCATTTGGGGTTTCTCGTGGACTTTATAAGTATGCCTGTAATTTGCGGCTTCAGTAATGCCGCGGCGATTATTATCGCTACTTCTCAATTAAGTACTTTACTGGGCATAAAAGGGCGTAGTGACTCCTTCGTCGACGCCATTTCAAAGGttattaatcatataaatGAAACTCAACCTTGGGACCCAGTATTAGGAGTGTGCTCGATGATAGTGTTAGTTCTCCTCAAg AATCTGCCCGGCAAGAAGCTGGGAACtccttttgaaaaattcatgtGGCTAATCTCCTTGGGCAGAAACGCCATAGTCGTGATGGTCGGAATTCTCCTAGCctacatattattttctcaCGGAATCCAACCTTTTCAAATTACGGGTAACATAACCAAAGGCTTGCCGCCGTTTTCTTTACCGCCGTTTACCATCGTAAACGGAAACCATACGTATACCTTCGCAGAGGCGGTCAACGAAATCGGCATCAGCATCCTCTCGATACCACTCATCGCCATCTTGGAGAGCATTGCCATCGCCAAGGCATTTg CGAAAGGAAAGACTCTTGATGCCAATCAAGAGATGCTGGCACTCGGCCTTTGCAACATATGCGGCAGCTTCGTAAGATCGATGCCCGTAACCGGAAGTTTCACTCGTACCGCCGTTAACAATGCATCTGGTGTAAAAACGCCGATGGGTGGTGTTATCACCGGCGGTTTGGTGCTTTTGGCATGCGGCCTGTTAACGTCTACTTTCGAATATATCCCTAAAGCTACGTTAGCGGCTGTCATCATAATCGCGATGTTCTATATGTTCGAAGCACGCATTTTCATTGTTCTCTGGAGAACAAAGA AAATCGATCTAGTGCCGTTGATAGTGACGTTATTATGTTGCTTGGCGTTCGGTTTGGAGTACGGTATGATCGCCGGGATTGcggtaaatttaattctcttaCTCTATTTCGCGGCCCGGCCCGGGTTATTGATCGAAGAGCGGATCGTTGATGGCTTGACCGTGCTTTTCGTATCGCCCAAGCAATCCCTGAGCTTCCCAGCAGCGGAGTACCTCCGAGAGCGAGTAATGTCGTG GTGTGACAAGAGACCGACAAGCTTACCGGTGGTAATGGAGGGTCGTCACGTGCTCAGGATTGATGCTACAGTCGCGAAAAACCTGGCATTGCTCCTGTCAGATCTCGCCGCGCGGGATCAGAAGATCATTTTTTGGAATTGGTGCGAGAACGCCAGACGGACTTTGATAAGTTACGATCCGTCACTCACGACTTACTGTAGATCGTCCGGCAGCATAGAGCAGATATTTTCAG AGGagacttattttattaattga